In Vespula vulgaris chromosome 7, iyVesVulg1.1, whole genome shotgun sequence, a single window of DNA contains:
- the LOC127065184 gene encoding cytochrome c oxidase subunit 4 isoform 1, mitochondrial-like, with the protein MNNLMNSRAILNCLQQGSKQIVRKSHYALSTVGNRDIVGSGYNNTPAYVDRTDFPMPAIRFKANTPDVLALREKEKGDWKKLSIDEKKALYRASFRCTFAEIDAPTGEWKLAIGYGLVVACIAVWYYMFYKLYVLPPLPPSFDEENQLAMLDRIIKLDMNPITGITAKYNK; encoded by the exons ATGAATAATCTAATGAATAGCCGTGCTATTCTAAATTGTTTGCAACAAGGAAGCAAACAAATTGTGAGGAAGTCGCATTATGCTTTAAGTACTGTTGGTAACAGAGACATTGTTGGTTCTGGATATAATAATACACCTGCATATGTAGATCGCACAGATTTTCCAATGCCTGCAATCCGTTTTAAAGCTAATACTCCAGATGTGCtg gctttaagagaaaaagaaaaaggggactGGAAAAAACTTTcaatagatgaaaaaaaggcATTATATCGTGCCAGTTTTCGTTGTACATTTGCAGAAATAGATGCACCTACAGGAGAGTGGAAACTTGCTATAGGATATGGATTAGTAGTTGCATGTATTGCAGTTTGGTATTATATGTTCTATAAACTATAtg TACTCCCACCTCTACCACCTTCATTCGATGAGGAGAATCAGCTAGCTATGTTAGACCGTATAATAAAACTTGACATGAATCCCATAACAGGAA
- the LOC127065178 gene encoding ubiquinone biosynthesis O-methyltransferase, mitochondrial, translating into MKSLKLVMLRNMGGKFILRNNSSETPKYVTNSIRPIGSSVDSKEIEFFGKLNNKWWDPNGHLALLHIMNHIRVQFVRDGLANTGIIKDDTNLPLEGTKIVDIGCGGGIFSEPLARIGAEVTGIDNSLELIDVAKEHASLDSTLSGKLNYIQTTIEEFEKENIEKYDAVIASEVLEHVADSRLFLKSCSSIIKPGGSLFITTINKTLPSWLGAIIAAEYILKLVPIGTHDWDKFISPEEVQRFLEICGLKTKLIHGMIFNPIKYEWSWSSNTSINYALHAIKQ; encoded by the exons ATGAAGTCTTTAAAACTTGTGATGCTACGAAATATGggtggaaaatttattttgcgtaataa ttcatCAGAAACACCTAAATATGTAACAAACAGTATAAGACCAATTGGATCTTCTGtagattcgaaagaaatagaattttttggaaaattaaacaataaatgGTGGGATCCCAATGGTCACTTAgctcttcttcatattatgaATCATATTAGAGTACAGTTCGTACGAGATGGCTTAGCTAACACAGGCATTATTAAAGATGATACAAATTTACCTTTAGAAGGAACAAAGATTGTGGATATTGGATGTGGTGGAGGAATATTCTCTGAACCATTAGCTAGAATAGGAGCAGAAGTGACAGGAATAGATAATTCATTGGAATTGATAGATGTTGCAAAGGAACATGCCTCATTGGATTCCACTTTATCgggaaaattaaattatattcaaacTACCATTgaagaatttgaaaaagaaaatatagaaaaatatgatgcAGTGATAGCTTCTGAAGTTCTGGAACATGTAGCTGATTCAAGATTATTTCTTAAA tcTTGTTCGTCAATTATAAAACCTGGAGGATCACTGTTCATTACTACCATAAATAAAACTTTACCATCTTGGTTGGGTGCAATTATTGCAGCAGAGTATATATTGAAACTTGTACCAATTGGAACACATGATTgggataaatttatttcgccAGAAGAAGTTCAACGTTTCTTAGAAATtt gTGGTTTGAAGACAAAACTAATTCATGGGATGATTTTTAATCCAATTAAATATGAATGGTCTTGGTCATCAAACACTTCAATAAACTATGCGCTTCATGCAATCAAACAATAA
- the LOC127065172 gene encoding dnaJ homolog subfamily B member 12 → MDGNKDEAERCVELAERYLREKKFEDAEKFIRKAQKLYPTQKTEDLLTKVTSLLKQNVKTESEPTVRKRHTTNKESSQAQNTVEYTKDQFEAVKRIKKCKDYYEILGVSKDATDSDIKKAYKKLALQLHPDKNKAPGAAESFKAIGNAVAILTDVEKRKQYDLYGPEEERLQSSQARQNHTHYNYTRGFEADITAEELFNMFFGGGIPQQEFYMRRTGGRWMRQQETQAQNAHSQQANGYTTFVQSLLLLLLILISMMSSFFISDPLYSLHPSAKYSIARKTQQLKIPYYVKENFHNEYQGSLHRLEISVQEEYLLNLRQACYRERNYKDALLWKARSFQDQEMFLKAKNIDTPSCKKLQELQEVS, encoded by the exons ATGGACGGTAATAAAGATGAAGCAGAACGTTGTGTCGAACTTGCTGAACGTtatttacgagaaaaaaaatttgaagatgCGGAGAAATTCATACGTAAAGCACAAAAACTTTATCCAACGCAAAAAACAGAag atttattaacaaaagttACATCtctattaaaacaaaatgtgAAAACTGAATCAGAACCTACCGTTAGAAAGAGACATACTACTAATAAAGAAAGTTCTCAAGCCCAGAATACCGTTGAATATACAAAAGATCAATTTGAAGCTGTAAaaag aattaaaaaatgtaaagattattatgaaattttggGAGTAAGTAAAGATGCAACAGATagcgatattaaaaaagcTTATAAAAAGCTAGCACTTCAATTACATCCTGACAAGAACAAAGCTCCAGGAGCTGCAGAATCATTTAAAG CCATTGGAAATGCTGTTGCTATTCTTACGGATGTTGAAAAACGGAAACAATATGATCTGTACGGTCCTGAAGAGGAACGATTACAAAGTAGTCAAGCTCGTCAAAATCATACCCATTATAATTACACACGTGGTTTTGAAG CTGATATAACAGcagaagaattatttaatatgttcTTTGGCGGAGGGATACCTCAGCAAGAATTTTATATGAGACGTACAGGTGGTAGATGGATGAGACAGCAAGAAACACAAGCTCAGAATGCTCATTCTcag CAAGCAAATGGATATACTACATTTGTCCAATCATTACTTCTTTTGTTGTTAATATTGATATCTATGATGAGCAGTTTTTTTATATCAGATCCTTTATATAGTCTACATCCTAGTGC cAAATATTCTATAGCAAGAAAAACCCAACAATTGAAAATACCATATTACGTCAAGGAAAACTTTCATAACGAATATCAAGGCAGTTTGCACAGATTAGAAATATCGGTTCaggaagaatatttattaaacttgAGACAAGCATGTTATAGGGAAAGAAATTACA AGGACGCACTGTTATGGAAGGCTCGTAGTTTTCAAGATCAAGAAATGTTTCTTAAAGCTAAAAACATTGATACACCTTcttgtaaaaaattacaagaattACAAGAAGTTTCATAG
- the LOC127065173 gene encoding trans-1,2-dihydrobenzene-1,2-diol dehydrogenase-like yields the protein MATRWGIATAGKISHDFVTALATLPKEEHEIIGVAARNLSRAQAFAALHDIKNAYDNYAALAKNKDIEVVYIGTLNPQHFETAKLMLEHGKHVLCEKPLTMNLKQTTKLIQLAKSKNLFLMEAIWSRFFPVYDAIQKEISSGNIGEIFQVIVPFGFNLENVERLNMKSLGGGTILDLGVYCLQFVCMVFGNEMPHTIKAAGFLNEEGVDISTSATLLYKGNRTATILTHSLLTLPNEAYIIGTKGTIRVPNFWCPPTVHLPSGIVHVSLPEVKQEMNFINSAGLSYQAAAVRTCLQKGMTEHPKMSHNTSILIAKLEDELRKQIGVVYPED from the exons ATGGCTACACGTTGGGGTATAGCTACTGCTGGAAAAATTTCACATGACTTTGTAACAGCTTTAGCAACATTACCCAAAGAAGAACACGAAATAATTGGTGTTGCAGCAAGAAATTTGTCAAGAGCACAAGCTTTCGCAGCACTacacgatattaaaaatgctTATGATAATTATGCAGCAttagcaaaaaataaagatattg agGTTGTATATATTGGAACATTGAATCCTCAACATTTTGAAACAGCAAAGTTAATGTTAGAACATGGAAAACATGTTCTTTGTGAAAAACCATTAACAATGAATTTGAAGCaaacaacaaaattaatacaacttgcaaaaagtaaaaatctttttcttatggAAGCAATATGGAGTCGTTTTTTCCCAGTTTATGATGCTATTCAAAAGGAAATTTCATCTGGCAATATAGGAGAAATTTTTCAAGTTATTGTTCCATTTGGATTTAATTTGGAAAATGTTGAAAGACTTAA TATGAAAAGCTTGGGTGGTGGTACTATATTGGATTTAGGTGTATATTGTTTGCAATTTGTTTGCATGGTTTTTGGTAATGAAATGCCACACACAATTAAAGCTGCTGGATTCTTAAATGAAGAAGGAGTAGATATATCAACTTCTGCAACTCTTTTATATAAAGGAAATCGTACTGCCACTATTCTAACACATAGTTTATTAACTTTACCTAACGAAGCTTATATTATTGGAACAAAAGGTACAATACGTGTACCAAATTTTTGGTGTCCACCTACAGTACATTTGCCAAGTGGTATTGTGCATGTTTCCTTACCAGAAGTCAAGcaggaaatgaatttcataAATAGTGCAGGATTATCTTATCAAGCTGCTGCAGTTCGTACTTGTCTTCAAAAAg GTATGACAGAACATCCAAAAATGTCTCACAATACATCTATATTAATTGCAAAATTGGAAGATGAACTTAGAAAACAAATTGGTGTTGTATATCCTGAAGATTga
- the LOC127065162 gene encoding pre-mRNA-splicing factor CWC22 homolog, producing the protein MERHSERRSERYSERYSDRHSERRSERRSERRSERHSERYSDRRPDKYSDKHSDKHSDKHSEKRSEKHSEKRHTTETMTNNRKRTVDLLTAKTGGAYIPPAKLRMMQANITDKSGAAYQRIAWEALKKSIHGCINKVNVSNIGLITRELLRENIVRGRGLLARSIIQAQAASPTFTPVYAALTAIINSKFPNIGELILKRLIIQFKRGFRRNDKPLCISSGTFVAHLLNQRVAHEILPLEILTLLVETPTDDSVEVAIAFLKECGMKLTEVSRKGIEAIFEMLRNILHEGQLDKRVQYMIEVMFQIRKDGFKDHQAVPQELDLVEEENQFTHLIQLDEAIDSQDILNVFKFDSDYVTNEEKYKQLSKEILGSDDSDSEAGEDDEESSDEDSNAETAEEKEGVIVDNTETNLTALRRTIYLTIHSSLDFEECAHKLMKMQLKPGQEIELCHMFLDCCAEMRTYEKFFGLLAGRFCAINKIYVTPFEQIFQDSYHTIHRLDTNKLRNVSKFFAHLLFTDSISWEVLSCIKLNEEDTTSSNRIFIKILFQELSEYMGLSKLNQRVKDVTLQEAFSGLFPRDNPKNTRFAINFFTSIGLGGLTDDLREHLKS; encoded by the coding sequence atggaAAGACATTCGGAAAGACGTTCGGAAAGATATTCGGAGAGATATTCGGATAGACATTCGGAAAGACGTTCGGAAAGACGTTCAGAGAGACGTTCGGAGAGACATTCGGAAAGATATTCGGATAGACGCCCGGATAAATATTCGGATAAACATTCTGATAAACATTCTGATAAACATTCGGAGAAACGATCAGAGAAACATTCGGAGAAAAGGCATACAACAGAAACAATGACGAACAATCGGAAAAGAACTGTTGATCTCCTGACAGCAAAAACAGGAGGGGCTTACATACCACCTGCCAAGTTACGTATGATGCAGGCAAATATTACAGATAAGTCTGGTGCTGCTTATCAACGTATTGCGTGGGAGGCTCTTAAAAAATCTATTCATGGATGCATTAACAAAGTTAATGTTAGCAATATTGGTCTTATAACAAGAGAGCttctaagagaaaatattgttaGAGGAAGAGGTTTATTAGCTCGTTCTATTATACAAGCCCAAGCTGCTTCTCCAACTTTCACTCCTGTCTATGCAGCATTAACAGCTATTATTAATTCCAAATTTCCTAATATTGGAGAACTCATACTCAAACGACTTATTATACAGTTTAAACGTGGTTTCCGTAGAAATGACAAACCTCTTTGTATATCGTCCGGAACATTTGTTGCGCATCTTTTAAATCAACGTGTAGCACATGAAATTTTACCTTTAGAAATCCTAACATTACTTGTAGAGACACCTACAGATGATTCTGTAGAAGTTGCTATAGCATTTTTAAAGGAATGTGGAATGAAATTAACGGAAGTATCTAGAAAAGGTATAGAGGCCATTTTTGAAatgttaagaaatatattgcaCGAGGGTCAATTAGATAAACGTGTACAATATATGATTGAAGTCATGTTTCAAATTCGGAAAGATGGTTTCAAAGATCATCAAGCAGTTCCCCAAGAATTAGATCTTGTTGAAGAGGAAAATCAATTCACACATCTTATACAGTTAGATGAAGCAATAGATTCGCAAGacattttaaatgtttttaaatttgATAGTGATTATGTGactaatgaagaaaaatataaacaattaagCAAGGAAATTCTTGGTTCAGATGATAGTGATTCTGAAGCTGGAGAGGATGACGAAGAAAGTTCAGATGAAGATAGCAATGCAGAGACTgcagaggagaaagaaggtgTTATTGTAGATAATACAGAAACTAATTTAACTGCTCTTAGAAGaactatttatttaacaatacaTTCTTCACTTGATTTTGAAGAATGTGCtcataaattaatgaaaatgcaGCTAAAACCAGGACAAGAAATTGAGCTTTGTCATATGTTCTTAGATTGCTGTGCAGAAATGCGTACATATGAAAAGTTCTTTGGACTTTTAGCAGGAAGATTCTGTGccattaacaaaatttatgtGACACCatttgaacaaatttttcaagattCTTATCACACGATACATCGATTAGATACTAATAAGTTACGAAatgtatcaaaattttttgCTCATTTGTTATTTACTGATTCCATATCATGGGAAGTATTATCATGTATAAAGTTAAATGAAGAAGATACTACAAGttcaaatagaatatttatcaaaatattattccaAGAACTCTCTGAATATATGGGTCTTTCGAAACTCAATCAAAGAGTTAAAGATGTGACATTGCAAGAAGCTTTCAGTGGATTATTTCCTAGAGACAATCCAAAAAATACACGTTttgctattaattttttcacatCTATTGGTCTAGGGGGTCTAACAGATGACTTGAGAGAACATCTTAAATCGTGA